In Montipora capricornis isolate CH-2021 chromosome 4, ASM3666992v2, whole genome shotgun sequence, a single genomic region encodes these proteins:
- the LOC138046456 gene encoding paired mesoderm homeobox protein 2-like: MASRRGVKRSAPENECDKMRQRRRRTAFTDKQLDLLEKTFENEKFPGIQIREDLAREMNIREDRIQVWFQNRRARWRKREIKNKPAPGLLVSENTPPNATSPIILQPSPAIFRPQHQVPFRPWESSCVPFLPNQLLPPRVLSEWFRHLTSSPTLAAQTTQTVDAMVSPRVTASASRSPSPTASLATLYQASCAHNSDGGRSQYSADDYLAAVTLASAFHREN; encoded by the exons gTGATAAAATGCGTCAAAGACGTCGCAGAACAGCTTTCACGGACAAGCAGCTCGATCTATTGGAgaaaacttttgaaaacgagAAATTCCCCGGAATCCAGATCAGAGAGGATCTCGCACGTGAGATGAACATCAGAGAGGACCGAATTCAG GTTTGGTTCCAAAACCGTCGTGCAAGATGGAGAAAGCGCGAAATCAAGAACAAACCAGCCCCAGGCCTCCTGGTTTCAGAGAATACTCCACCAAATGCGACTTCACCAATCATTTTGCAGCCGTCGCCTGCTATCTTCCGGCCACAGCACCAAGTACCCTTCAGACCCTGGGAGTCATCCTGTGTGCCTTTTCTCCCCAATCAGTTGTTACCACCAAGAGTTCTTTCGGAATGGTTCCGCCATCTTACATCTTCACCTACACTTGCTGCCCAGACCACCCAAACCGTGGACGCTATGGTGAGCCCGCGTGTTACAGCGTCAGCGAGCCGCAGCCCTTCTCCTACGGCCAGCCTTGCAACTCTTTACCAAGCATCCTGCGCTCACAATTCAGACGGAGGAAGGAGTCAATACTCTGCAGATGATTATCTGGCTGCTGTTACTTTGGCAAGCGCATTCCATAGGGAAAAttag